One window of the Anolis carolinensis isolate JA03-04 unplaced genomic scaffold, rAnoCar3.1.pri scaffold_17, whole genome shotgun sequence genome contains the following:
- the LOC134294586 gene encoding zinc finger protein 420-like has product MEKKAYKCIECGKSFSYSSTLQTHQRTHTGEKPFTCLECGQSFTHSSYLRKHHRIHIGEKPYKCLECGQSFTRKGSLQTHQRTHTGEKPYKCLECGQSFTCSSGLHSHQRTHTGEKPYKCLECEQSFTQSSALRRHQRTHTGEKPYKCLECEQSFTQSSALRTHQWTHTGEKPFKCLECEQSFTRSSDLHSHQRTHTGEKPFKCLECGQSFSQSSGLRSHQRTHTGEKPYKCLECEQSFTHSSGLRRHQRTHTGEKPFKCLECGQSFTQSSDLHSHQRTHTGEKPFKCLECEQSFTRSSGLRSHQRTHTGEKPYKCLECEQSFTDCSGLRRHQRIHTGEKPYTCLECGQSFTLSSGLRSHQRIHTGEKPYNCLECGQSFTRSSGLRSHQRTHTGEKQYKCLECGQSFTHSSALCRHQRTHTGEKPYKCLECGQSFAQSGTLRSHQRTHTGEKPYTCLECGQSFTHSSNLHSHRRTHTGEKP; this is encoded by the coding sequence atggagaagaaagcatataaatgtattgaatgtggaaagagctttagttatAGTTCAACTCTAcaaacacatcaaaggactcacactggggagaaacccttcacatgcctggagtgtggccagagcttcactcatagttcataTCTACGTAAACATCACAGGATTCACattggggaaaaaccctataaatgccttgagtgtggacagagttttactcggaagggaagcttacaaacacatcaaagaactcacactggtgagaaaccctacaaatgcctggagtgtggacagagcttcacttgtAGTTCAggcctacattcacatcaaaggactcacactggggagaaaccctataaatgcctggagtgtgaacagagcttcactcagagttcagctctacgtagacatcaaaggactcacactggggagaaaccctataaatgcctggagtgtgaacagagcttcactcagagttcagctcTACGTACACATcaatggactcacactggggagaaaccctttaaatgcctggagtgtgaacagagcttcactcggagttcagatctacattcacatcaaaggactcacactggggagaaaccctttaaatgcctggagtgtggacagagcttctctcagagttcaggcctacgttcacatcaaaggactcacactggggagaaaccctataaatgcctagagtgtgaacagagcttcactcatagttcaggcctacgtagacatcaaaggactcacactggggagaaaccctttaaatgcctggagtgtggacagagcttcactcagagttcagatctacattcacatcaaaggactcacactggggagaaaccctttaaatgcctggagtgtgaacagagcttcactcggagttcaggcctacgttcacatcaaaggactcacactggggagaaaccctataaatgcctggagtgtgaacagagcttcactgatTGTTCAGgcttacgtagacatcaaaggattcacactggggagaaaccctatacatgcctggagtgtggacagagcttcactcttagttcaggcctacgttcacatcaaaggattcacactggggagaaaccctataactgcctggagtgtggacagagcttcactcgtagttcaggcctacgttcccatcaaaggactcacactggggagaaacaatataaatgcttggagtgtggacagagcttcactcatagttcagctctatgtagacatcaaaggactcacactggggagaaaccctataaatgcctggagtgtggacagagctttgctcagagtggaactttacgttcacatcaaaggactcacactggggagaaaccctatacatgccttgagtgtggacagagcttcactcatagttcaaatCTACACTCACAtcgaaggactcacactggggagaaaccatag